The following coding sequences are from one Epinephelus fuscoguttatus linkage group LG5, E.fuscoguttatus.final_Chr_v1 window:
- the LOC125888672 gene encoding cGMP-inhibited 3',5'-cyclic phosphodiesterase A-like isoform X3 encodes MMQRRHSASTMGRHQDNTRPPKQSSGTSVVVDIAVMGEAHGLISDLLADPSLPPNTCSSLKAVSNLLSTQISLQPLHRPRVPADTHTYSDSEDGPEKAERLAIPKRLRRSLPPGLLRRISSTWTTTTSATGLPTIEPGPVRRDRSASIKHTTESESWNHSVMMTISKSRSMSCAATVTSNHLYSKPLGRPGFPPSNVSPLGSPCPSPPVQGTPVSSPTIKTCSVQLPEPAGPLTERTPGSVAPKSHHRALTHSQSAPSSTTPHWRPPSLCGSCGRPFNNRLNHGVESVDKMDRIPHPDERAVISSDYDSTYDSTYETNHSDSSDFAQNEEEGEGNKKPPEAREGCREYLAEGIVLQPLLPSPEDKPISAVEPVMTSALEPLMSQLNNWNFPIFRLVEKTDGKTGSILSQVSYKLFEDTGLFETFRIPVQEFMNYFHALENGYRVIPYHNRIHATDVLHAVWFLTTQPVPGLPTLLTENGIHTDAENGITPGATGFLVSKMNSVLEDGYGSLAGLIPALELMALYVAAAMHDYDHPGRTNAFLVATSAPQALLYNDRSVLENHHAAAAWNLFMSRPEFNFLANLEHVEFKRFRFLVIEAILATDLKKHFDFLAEFNAKVGDEGVAGIDWTNENDRLLVCQMCIKLADVNGPLKCKELHLQWTEGIVNEFYEQGDEEASLGLPISPFMDRSAPQLAKLQESFITHIVGPLCSSYASAALMPGHWVDPPEGETESEEAKEGQDTEEEEEDTADEEASTGSDTSQRQQTKKVSRRKVFCQITQHILENHEMWKRVIAAEVQEEAQKEDPKCISSPTDPITAIHEEEEEQASKEDDSTDGLDEREEVPAIEEEEILSQSEPSGENEEEPE; translated from the exons TCTTCGGGCACCAGTGTGGTAGTGGACATCGCGGTGATGGGTGAGGCACACGGTCTGATCTCAGACCTGCTGGCAGACCCCTCGCTGCCCCCTAACACCTGCAGCTCTCTGAAGGCCGTCAGCAACCTCCTCAGCACTCAGATCAGCCTCCAGCCGCTCCACCGGCCTCGTgtccctgcagacacacacacctactcTGACTCCGAAGACGGGCCGGAAAAAGCGGAGAGACTGGCCATTCCAAAG CGTCTAAGACGGAGTCTGCCCCCAGGATTACTTAGGAGAATCTCATCAACTTGGACTACAACCACCTCAGCTACGGGGCTGCCCACCATCGAGCCAGGCCCTGTACGCCGAGACCGCTCAGCCAGCATCAAACACACCACAGAAAG TGAGTCATGGAACCATTCAGTGATGATGACCATCTCAAAGAGTCGGTCCATGTCCTGTGCTGCCACCGTCACCTCCAACCACCTCTACAGCAAACCACTGGGAAGACCAG GTTTCCCCCCCTCCAACGTATCACCTCTGGGCTCTCCGTGCCCATCTCCTCCTGTCCAGGGCACGCCTGTCTCCAGCCCTACCATCAAGACATGTTCAGTGCAGCTTCCTGAGCCGGCTGGGCCCCTGACGGAGCGGACCCCTGGCTCTGTGGCTCCCAAGAGCCACCACAGAGCCTTAACTCACAGCCAGAGCGCCCCGAGCTCCACCACCCCTCACTGGCGGCCTCCTTCgctctgtggcag CTGTGGCAGGCCATTCAACAATCGACTAAACCACGGGGTAGAATCTGTCGACAAAATGGACAGAATACCCCATCCAG ATGAGCGTGCGGTAATTTCTTCAGACTATGACAGCACCTACGACAGCACCTACGAGACCAACCACAGTGACAGCAGCGACTTTGCACAGaatgaagaggagggagagggaaacaAGAAGCCGCCTGAAGCAAGGGAAGGTTGCAGGGAGTATCTGGCGGAGGGCATCGTTCTTCAACCACTCCTGCCATCACCAGAG GACAAGCCAATCTCGGCTGTGGAGCCTGTGATGACATCAGCGCTGGAGCCTCTGATGAGTCAACTCAACAACTGGAACTTTCCCATTTTCAGGCTAGTGGAGAAGACCGATGGCAAGACAGGCTCCATCCTCAGTCAG GTTTCCTATAAGCTCTTTGAGGACACAGGTCTGTTTGAGACCTTTAGAATTCCCGTACAAGAGTTCATGAACTACTTCCATGCTTTGGAGAACGGATACAGGGTCATCCCTT ATCACAACCGGATCCATGCCACTGATGTGCTACATGCTGTTTGGTTCCTCACCACTCAGCCTGTGCCAGGCCTGCCCACCCTGCTGACTGAGAATGGGATACACACTG ACGCAGAGAATGGCATAACACCTGGTGCGACAGGCTTCCTGGTGTCTAAGATGAACTCTGTGCTAGAGGACGGCTATGGCTCCCTGGCTGGCCTTATACCTGCCCTGGAGCTCATGGCCCTGtatgtagctgctgccatgcaCGACTATGACCATCCGGGAAGAACCAACGCCTTTCTAGTAGCTACCAGTGCACCACAG GCTCTTCTGTACAACGATCGTTCAGTCTTGGAAAATCACCATGCAGCTGCAGCGTGGAACCTCTTCATGTCTCGACCTGAGTTTAACTTCCTGGCTAATCTTGAACATGTGGAGTTCAAGCGCTTCCGCTTCCTGGTCATTGAAGCCATTCTGGCCACCGACCTCAAAAAGCACTTTGACTTTCTTGCAGAGTTTAATGCAAAG GTGGGCGATGAAGGGGTGGCTGGTATTGATTGGACCAACGAAAACGATCGATTGCTGGTGTGCCAGATGTGCATCAAGCTGGCTGATGTCAATGGACCGCTGAAGTGTAAGGAGCTGCACCTGCAGTGGACGGAGGGGATCGTCAACGAGTTCTATGAACAA GGTGACGAGGAAGCAAGCCTGGGCCTTCCCATCAGCCCATTCATGGACCGGTCTGCTCCACAGCTTGCTAAACTACAGGAGTCATTCATCACTCACATAGTGGGGCCTCTGTGCTCCTCCTACGCCTCTGCTGCTCTTATGCCAGGACACTGGGTTGATCCACCTGAGGGGGAGACGGAGTCAGAAGAGGCGAAGGAGGGACAagacacagaagaggaagaggaggatacTGCAGATGAGGAAGCCTCAACAGGTTCTGACACCTCCC AGCGGCAACAAACCAAAAAGGTGAGCAGGAGGAAAGTGTTTTGCCAGATCACGCAGCATATTCTGGAAAACCATGAAATGTGGAAAAGAGTAATCGCTGCAGAAGTCCAGGAGGAGGCTCAGAAAGAGGACCCAAAGTGCATCAGCAGCCCCACTGATCCAATCACAGCCATTcacgaggaagaggaggagcaagCAAGCAAAGAGGATGATTCGACTGATGGCCTTGATGAAAGGGAAGAGGTGCCGGCTATAGAGGAAGAAGAAATCCTTTCGCAATCAGAACCTTCAGGGGAAAATGAGGAGGAGCCAGAGTGA